A section of the Synechococcales cyanobacterium T60_A2020_003 genome encodes:
- the yqeK gene encoding bis(5'-nucleosyl)-tetraphosphatase (symmetrical) YqeK: protein MVSFIPVDRQTILDWLAEHVPSSRIHHILGVEEMAIALAKHHRLDQERAAQAGLMHDLAKYFKPKRLLRMAKAEGLPIDSVLEANPHLLHADVGAIVARDEFGVHDPEVLAAIANHTLGQPGMSPLSCIVFLADTLEAGRGNTPDLQKLRQSCYESLDRALWMTCDYSLQYIISKRQLIHPRTIMTRNWFLQKAVSRQDNTAQIASS from the coding sequence ATGGTGTCATTTATTCCTGTTGATCGCCAGACGATTTTAGATTGGTTGGCTGAGCACGTTCCCTCGTCTCGGATCCACCATATTTTGGGCGTTGAAGAAATGGCGATCGCCCTAGCAAAGCATCACCGCTTGGATCAGGAGCGAGCCGCTCAAGCGGGATTGATGCATGACCTCGCCAAATATTTCAAACCTAAGCGTTTACTGCGGATGGCGAAAGCAGAAGGATTGCCGATCGATTCTGTGTTGGAAGCCAATCCCCACCTGCTCCATGCAGATGTTGGGGCGATTGTTGCACGGGACGAGTTTGGGGTACACGATCCTGAAGTGTTGGCGGCGATCGCCAATCACACCCTTGGGCAACCAGGCATGAGTCCTTTGAGCTGCATTGTGTTTCTGGCAGACACGCTAGAAGCAGGTCGAGGCAACACCCCCGACCTGCAAAAGCTGCGGCAAAGCTGCTATGAGAGTCTGGATCGTGCGCTGTGGATGACCTGTGATTATTCATTGCAGTACATCATATCCAAGCGGCAGTTGATTCATCCCCGCACGATCATGACGCGCAACTGGTTTTTACAAAAAGCCGTGTCTCGGCAGGATAACACCGCTCAAATTGCTTCGTCCTAA
- a CDS encoding S8 family serine peptidase, translating to MNTSMSLVGMSQSLDRLLDQPCARFQSSRSYSESLLDSVDSPSQRQSFQRSAAVDSRSLAQQERVRLAANDVYKGKLGKGDRLHPNRQNRRVDLFALGRVKSGESVEISLVSTAFDPVLELIDRRTKQVVQSNDDRSKGDRNSYIRFETENRARYQIQVTSFDREATGRYRLKVTTGDNVASTVFDYKSGYGLVDAAAAVAAALKRAPFASLPNTSDLWGLDAINAPEAWAEGFTGKDVIVAVLDTGVNYNHKDLKDNIWKNPGEIAGNGIDDDKNGFIDDVRGWKFVDTDSNNPMDLDGHGTHVSGTIAAMNNDFGVTGVAYNAKIMPVKVIDGRDDNSTQKFDQNLAAGIRYAVDNGARVLNMSLGAYIGEPTLQATQRALQYAYRKGAIAVMAAGNNGAIPGVDSPIEPAAFALDNLGIAVGAIRENYDLARFSNPAGKTPLPFVVGPGVKVKSTVLQNGYDSYSGTSMASPHVAGVVALMLSANPNLTPDQVRQILIETANPEGVKTA from the coding sequence ATGAATACTTCCATGTCTCTAGTTGGCATGTCTCAGTCCCTAGATCGACTCTTGGATCAACCCTGCGCTCGTTTTCAGTCTTCTCGTTCATACTCGGAATCCCTGCTTGATTCGGTCGATTCACCCTCTCAACGGCAATCCTTTCAGCGCAGTGCTGCCGTCGATAGTCGCTCACTAGCTCAGCAGGAGCGGGTGCGTCTCGCTGCGAATGATGTATACAAGGGGAAACTAGGGAAGGGCGATCGCCTCCATCCCAATCGTCAGAATCGTCGTGTTGACTTGTTTGCCTTAGGTCGAGTTAAATCCGGTGAAAGCGTTGAGATCTCCCTGGTTTCAACCGCGTTTGATCCTGTCCTGGAACTGATAGACCGTCGTACCAAACAAGTGGTGCAGTCAAACGACGATCGCAGCAAGGGCGATCGCAATTCCTACATCCGCTTTGAAACCGAAAATCGCGCTCGCTACCAGATTCAGGTCACCAGCTTTGATCGGGAGGCCACAGGGCGATACAGACTCAAGGTTACCACCGGAGACAACGTCGCCTCAACCGTTTTTGATTACAAATCAGGCTATGGTCTTGTGGACGCTGCTGCTGCGGTTGCTGCTGCCCTAAAACGTGCTCCCTTCGCTTCGCTGCCAAATACGAGCGATTTGTGGGGACTCGATGCGATTAACGCTCCGGAGGCGTGGGCAGAGGGCTTTACGGGCAAGGATGTGATTGTCGCCGTCCTGGATACAGGGGTGAACTATAACCATAAAGATCTCAAAGACAATATTTGGAAGAACCCAGGTGAAATTGCAGGCAACGGCATCGACGACGACAAGAATGGCTTCATTGATGACGTGCGCGGCTGGAAATTTGTGGATACAGACTCCAATAATCCAATGGATTTGGATGGGCACGGAACCCACGTTTCCGGAACGATTGCAGCGATGAACAACGATTTTGGGGTAACGGGCGTAGCCTACAATGCCAAAATCATGCCCGTCAAAGTTATTGATGGTCGGGATGATAACTCAACCCAGAAGTTTGATCAAAACCTAGCCGCAGGTATTCGCTATGCCGTCGATAATGGGGCGCGGGTTCTCAATATGAGCTTGGGAGCCTACATTGGTGAACCGACGCTACAGGCAACCCAAAGGGCGTTGCAATATGCCTACCGAAAAGGGGCGATCGCCGTCATGGCGGCTGGAAACAATGGCGCAATTCCCGGCGTAGATTCGCCGATCGAACCTGCTGCGTTTGCTCTTGATAATTTGGGCATTGCGGTAGGAGCAATTCGGGAAAATTATGATCTTGCCAGATTCTCAAATCCGGCGGGCAAGACACCACTCCCCTTTGTCGTTGGCCCCGGTGTCAAAGTGAAATCAACCGTCTTGCAAAATGGCTATGATTCCTACTCTGGAACGTCTATGGCCTCTCCCCACGTAGCTGGCGTTGTGGCACTTATGCTGAGTGCAAACCCCAATTTAACGCCGGATCAAGTGCGCCAAATTTTGATTGAAACGGCAAATCCAGAAGGGGTCAAAACCGCTTAG
- a CDS encoding acylphosphatase, which yields MLNSLDSSGCSDIVRVHIFVSGRVQRVGYRFSTCDQAAVLNVNGWVRNLHDGRVEAVFEGSKVQIQEMLRWCRKGPPSAIVQDVRVEYEPPAGLDGFQIIR from the coding sequence ATGCTGAATTCTTTAGACTCTTCAGGCTGTTCAGATATCGTTCGAGTTCATATCTTCGTTTCAGGACGTGTACAGCGGGTTGGCTATCGATTTTCGACCTGTGATCAGGCGGCTGTTCTCAACGTAAACGGGTGGGTGCGGAATCTACACGATGGACGGGTAGAGGCTGTCTTCGAAGGATCGAAAGTCCAAATTCAAGAGATGTTGCGATGGTGTCGGAAAGGACCACCGTCTGCCATTGTTCAGGATGTTAGGGTTGAGTATGAGCCACCCGCAGGGCTAGACGGCTTTCAAATTATTCGGTGA